In one Blastocatellia bacterium genomic region, the following are encoded:
- a CDS encoding methyltransferase domain-containing protein, whose amino-acid sequence MQTEAARWLSLVAAKFNAPEEVASHTETVAEGFEAWEREVVQQFMTCPGRLLDVGCGAGREAFAFAERGFEVVAIDIAEKMIEQAKALAAERQVNIEFHTMSVTECAFPPQSFDYIFFSRAVYSYIPTRALRLATLARLRQMLKPSGLLILSGYFVARRRLLSRRALRHFGQCLAATLWGRWTATEPGDTLIGRVSERSDLNKPCFVHIFPSLTAIAEELRQAGFSILRGGTHFYFVAQPAPEGNGDVRVVTNDAFGHLISELLAQGLRVRFTVSGTSMRPFLEEGDIVTLAPVTPADLKIGDIALVRRSPNSLTLHRLVRKMRGSQPLLVFKGDAVNESDEPVAPHQVIARVTEIQKTHKRISLQEGMAIVRNWFLAQKSILRATGRRALHRVILRSVPADTGTNSPAKEP is encoded by the coding sequence ATGCAGACAGAGGCCGCTCGCTGGCTGTCACTTGTGGCAGCCAAGTTCAATGCTCCCGAAGAAGTTGCCTCCCACACGGAGACAGTCGCCGAAGGGTTTGAAGCTTGGGAACGAGAGGTCGTTCAACAGTTCATGACATGCCCCGGACGACTTCTCGATGTGGGCTGCGGCGCAGGTCGCGAGGCTTTCGCCTTCGCCGAACGGGGCTTTGAGGTCGTCGCCATTGATATTGCCGAGAAGATGATCGAGCAGGCTAAAGCCCTGGCTGCCGAGCGGCAAGTGAACATCGAATTTCACACGATGAGCGTGACCGAATGCGCTTTCCCGCCTCAGTCCTTTGACTACATTTTCTTCAGCCGGGCCGTCTATTCCTATATCCCCACGCGGGCGCTTCGTCTCGCCACGTTGGCCCGACTCCGCCAGATGCTCAAGCCGTCGGGACTGTTGATCCTCTCCGGCTACTTCGTCGCGCGACGTCGCCTTCTCTCCCGGAGAGCGCTTCGCCATTTCGGCCAATGCCTGGCAGCGACACTGTGGGGACGGTGGACAGCGACGGAACCGGGCGACACCCTCATTGGTCGCGTGTCCGAACGGAGCGACTTGAACAAGCCCTGCTTCGTTCACATATTCCCCAGTCTCACGGCCATCGCTGAGGAACTTCGTCAGGCGGGATTTTCCATCCTCCGAGGGGGCACGCACTTTTATTTCGTCGCTCAGCCCGCGCCCGAGGGGAACGGCGACGTTCGAGTGGTGACAAATGATGCCTTCGGCCACCTGATATCGGAACTGCTCGCCCAGGGACTTCGAGTGCGCTTCACCGTCAGCGGAACGAGCATGCGCCCCTTCCTTGAAGAAGGGGACATCGTCACCCTCGCCCCGGTCACGCCAGCGGACCTGAAGATTGGCGACATCGCGCTGGTGCGTCGGTCTCCGAATTCGCTCACGCTGCACCGTCTTGTCAGAAAAATGAGGGGATCACAGCCACTCCTCGTTTTCAAAGGAGATGCCGTCAACGAAAGTGATGAGCCGGTGGCCCCTCATCAGGTCATCGCCCGGGTGACTGAAATTCAGAAGACGCATAAGCGCATCTCTCTTCAGGAAGGGATGGCCATTGTCCGGAACTGGTTTCTCGCTCAGAAATCAATCCTTCGAGCCACTGGCCGACGGGCACTTCATCGGGTGATTTTGCGGTCGGTTCCGGCGGACACAGGGACTAACTCTCCCGCAAAAGAGCCATGA